Proteins from a genomic interval of Daphnia pulex isolate KAP4 chromosome 4, ASM2113471v1:
- the LOC124192634 gene encoding origin recognition complex subunit 4-like yields MASCTDICRNILLERMVFNNHSSISVPDEFLEHKNYVFNLLKSTVQNGENNSALLIGPRGSGKTLLINSVLAELEAVCDFEKDYVVIKLHGFFQTDDRIAIQEITRQLFLEEEAAGRAFGSFSENLNFLLNSLKMADRKKAKSIIFIMDEFDQFCQHKNQTLLYNLFDVCQSAQAPMAVIGLTCRMDAISLFEKRVRSRFSHRQIYLFVKPDFTRYTETFVNLLQLVRAPPGLKPIYVRSWDKSIKDLAQDPLVEGTLKKLFNLNPKLRLLQNILLVAVCRLGKNHPFLSSKDIVSAIESQTTDCKTLQLQGLSVLELQLLLCMKYLDKIYFGEPCNYEMAFYEYTKQMKSSSMQKFDRQIAMKAMEHLETLELIRPVEGVSCSKVQKEFVVYHILITSEQLTAALSKYPNLPTEVKQLADTCL; encoded by the exons ATGGCATCTTGCACTGATATTTGTCGTAATATTCTATTAGAACGAATGGTTTTTAACAATCATTCTAGTATTTCAGTTCCTGATGAATTTTTAGAACACAAGAATTACgtttttaatttacttaaAAGCACGGTGcaaaatggagaaaacaaTTCAGCTCTCCTAATTGGACCGAGAGGAAGTGGGAAAACCTTG TTGATCAACAGTGTGCTGGCTGAACTGGAAGCTGTCTGTGACTTTGAGAAAGATTATGTTGTCATTAAGTTGCATGGCTTCTTCCAAACTGATGATCGGATAGCCATTCAAGAAATCACTCGCCAA CTATTTTTAGAGGAGGAAGCAGCTGGCAGAGCATTTGGCTCATTTTCAG aGAATCTAAATTTTCTTCTGAATTCCTTGAAGATGGCTGAcaggaaaaaagcaaaatccaTCATTTTTATAATGGACGAATTTGATCAGTTTTGTCAGcataaaaatcaaactttATTATACAATCTATTTGATGTTTGCCAATCTGCTCAA GCGCCAATGGCTGTCATTGGATTGACATGTAGAATGGATgccatttctttgtttgaaaaGAGAGTGAGGTCTAGGTTCTCTCATCgacaaatttatttgtttgtgaaACCTGATTTCACGAGATACACGGAAACGTTTGTCAATTTACTTCAGTTGGTGCGTGCTCCTCCCGGATTAAAACCCATATACGTTCGCAGCTGGGACAAGTCTATTAAGGATCTTGCACAAGATCCATTAGTCGAAGGCACACTCAAGAAACTATTCAACCTCAATCCGAAACTCCGTCTTCTGCAAAACATATTG CTGGTGGCAGTATGTCGCCTGGGCAAGAATCATCCTTTCCTCTCATCCAAGGACATTGTCAGCGCCATCGAGTCTCAAACTACGGATTGCAAAACATTACAACTCCAGGGCTTATCTGTCCTCGAACTGCAGTTG TTACTCTGCATGAAATACTTGGATAAAATTTACTTTGGTGAACCTTGCAATTACGAAATGGCCTTTTACGAGTATACCAAGCAAATGAAAAGCAGTTCGATGCAGAAATTCGACCGGCAAATCGCGATGAAGGCAATGGAACACCTCGag ACTTTGGAGCTGATCCGGCCCGTTGAGGGGGTTTCTTGCTCGAAGGTTCAGaaagaatttgttgtttaCCATATTCTCATCACGTCAGAGCAGTTAACAGCTGCTCTCTCCAAGTATCCCAATCTTCCCACCGAAGTGAAACAGTTGGCAGACACGTGCCTCTGA